One Gloeobacter morelensis MG652769 DNA window includes the following coding sequences:
- a CDS encoding fasciclin domain-containing protein, whose translation MASIVDTAVQAGTFKTLAQALTAADLVDTLKGSGPFTVFAPTDDAFQSLPADTLNDLLKPENKSKLANILKYHVVSGKVMSSDIKPGNVATVAGESISIQTQGQQVMVNEARVTKADIAADNGVIHVIDKVLLPKG comes from the coding sequence ATGGCAAGCATTGTTGATACGGCCGTTCAAGCAGGCACCTTCAAGACCCTGGCGCAGGCATTGACCGCCGCCGACCTGGTGGACACGCTGAAGGGCAGTGGTCCTTTCACCGTTTTTGCGCCCACCGACGATGCCTTTCAAAGCCTTCCTGCCGATACTCTGAACGATCTGCTCAAGCCGGAGAACAAGTCCAAGTTGGCGAATATTCTCAAGTACCACGTCGTCTCCGGCAAAGTGATGTCGAGCGACATCAAGCCCGGCAACGTCGCGACCGTGGCGGGTGAGTCGATTTCGATCCAGACCCAGGGACAGCAGGTGATGGTCAACGAGGCCCGCGTCACCAAAGCCGACATCGCCGCCGACAACGGCGTCATCCATGTGATCGACAAGGTTCTGCTGCCCAAGGGCTAA
- a CDS encoding amidase family protein, giving the protein MVLRKQSFATMTAAGGLSILLGTGQAFAATCPPAGPPLSEATVAALQEALASGALTSRQIVQGYLDRIACYDKQGPKINAVLEINPDALAIADALDAERRAGRVRGPLHGIPVLIKGNIATGDRMLTTAGSVALVDALPQKDAFIATRLREAGTVLLGKANLTEFANFMSYYMPSGYSSQGGQTLNPYFPALEDNGVPTVTPCGSSAGSGAATAANLTAISIGTETSGSILCPSSFNSLVGIKPTVGLVSRTGIIPISASQDVAGPMTRTVADAAVLLGAIAGYDPADPVTARSVGQIPADYRTFLKLDGLVGVRIGLPPEYLDFLGPETRPAFDRALEVLRAQGAVIVDAPIATTDALFASPSVITVLTYEFKRDLNAYLAKVKPGTTIDTLSEVIDFNFRKREVALKYGQGLLVDSQQRRLQNGTAITAQGYRDALAEKQLLAKTEGIDATIAKYDLDALLFPTYYGSFVGAAAEYPSVIVPAGYATGGLPIGITFLGKAFSEPQLIQYAYAYEQASLARRPPEATP; this is encoded by the coding sequence ATGGTGTTGAGGAAACAAAGCTTCGCGACGATGACGGCCGCGGGCGGGCTGTCGATTTTGCTGGGTACCGGCCAGGCGTTCGCCGCCACCTGCCCGCCTGCCGGCCCGCCGCTATCGGAGGCGACGGTGGCCGCTCTGCAGGAGGCCCTGGCCTCCGGGGCACTCACCTCGCGCCAGATTGTCCAGGGCTACCTCGATCGGATCGCCTGCTACGACAAGCAGGGTCCAAAGATCAACGCCGTGCTCGAAATCAACCCGGACGCGCTCGCCATCGCCGACGCGCTCGACGCCGAGCGGCGGGCGGGCAGGGTGCGCGGACCCCTGCACGGCATTCCGGTCCTCATCAAGGGCAACATCGCCACGGGCGACCGGATGCTCACCACCGCCGGTTCGGTGGCGCTCGTCGATGCGCTGCCCCAAAAGGACGCCTTTATCGCCACCCGTCTGCGCGAGGCGGGGACGGTGCTGTTGGGCAAGGCCAACCTGACTGAGTTTGCCAACTTCATGTCCTACTACATGCCCTCGGGCTACAGCTCCCAGGGCGGCCAGACCCTCAATCCGTACTTTCCGGCCCTCGAAGACAACGGTGTGCCCACGGTCACCCCCTGCGGCTCCAGCGCCGGTTCGGGGGCGGCGACGGCGGCAAACCTGACGGCCATTTCGATCGGCACCGAGACCTCCGGCTCGATTCTCTGTCCCTCCAGCTTCAATTCGCTGGTGGGGATCAAGCCGACGGTGGGCCTGGTGAGCCGCACCGGCATCATCCCGATCTCAGCGAGCCAGGATGTGGCAGGACCGATGACCCGCACGGTGGCCGATGCGGCGGTGCTGCTCGGTGCCATTGCCGGGTACGACCCGGCCGACCCGGTGACCGCGCGCAGCGTGGGTCAGATCCCGGCCGATTACCGAACTTTTCTTAAACTGGATGGTCTGGTGGGGGTGCGCATCGGCTTGCCGCCGGAATATCTTGATTTTTTGGGTCCGGAGACCCGTCCCGCCTTCGACCGGGCCCTCGAAGTATTGCGCGCCCAGGGAGCGGTGATCGTCGATGCGCCGATCGCCACCACCGACGCGCTGTTTGCCTCCCCGTCGGTGATCACCGTCCTGACCTACGAGTTCAAGCGAGATCTCAATGCCTACCTGGCCAAGGTCAAGCCCGGCACGACGATCGACACGCTTTCCGAAGTAATCGACTTCAATTTTCGCAAACGCGAAGTGGCCCTCAAGTACGGTCAGGGACTGCTGGTGGATAGCCAGCAGCGCCGATTGCAGAACGGCACCGCGATCACCGCCCAGGGGTACCGCGACGCCCTGGCGGAGAAGCAATTACTCGCTAAAACCGAAGGGATCGACGCGACCATCGCCAAATACGATCTCGACGCGCTGTTGTTTCCGACTTATTACGGCTCGTTTGTCGGCGCGGCGGCCGAATATCCTTCGGTGATCGTGCCGGCGGGTTATGCCACAGGCGGGCTGCCGATCGGCATCACCTTCCTGGGCAAAGCCTTCAGCGAGCCGCAACTGATCCAGTACGCCTACGCCTACGAGCAGGCTTCCCTCGCCCGCCGTCCACCGGAAGCTACGCCCTGA
- a CDS encoding glycosyltransferase, with amino-acid sequence MLAVDSFSGLAGLALAAAVGWAGLLGWRGRFWRCEAVLDPEAADLPQGALPPVVAVVPARDEAEVLGETLLSLLTQNYPGLLHIVLVDDRSGDGTGALAEALARAYGCEERLTVVPGETLLPGWSGKLWAIEQGLRRGEALEPEYWLLTDADICHHPDNLAALVQKAQQENRDLVSLMVHLRCRDAWEVLLIPAFVFFFQKLYPFFWVNDPNDSTAAAAGGCILVRRTALDRAGGIADIRDCLIDDCALAVQVKRTGGNLWLGLTRRTRSLRSYTGLGQIWKMVARTAFTQLDYSPALLALTVAAMVLLYLVPPTAFLAGGLTASPLLVALGGAGWLAMAVAYGPTLRFYELPPWLAPALPVIAALYTAMTVDSAWRHWLGEGGSWKGRVYPNARRRD; translated from the coding sequence ATGCTTGCGGTGGATAGTTTTTCTGGGTTGGCGGGCCTGGCTCTGGCGGCGGCGGTCGGTTGGGCAGGATTGCTGGGTTGGCGCGGTCGGTTCTGGCGCTGCGAGGCGGTGCTCGATCCGGAGGCGGCGGACCTGCCGCAAGGAGCCCTGCCGCCGGTGGTGGCAGTCGTTCCGGCGCGCGATGAGGCGGAGGTGCTGGGTGAGACGCTGCTTTCGCTGTTGACCCAGAACTATCCGGGGCTGCTGCACATCGTGCTGGTGGACGACCGCAGCGGCGACGGCACCGGTGCATTGGCGGAGGCACTGGCCCGCGCGTACGGCTGCGAGGAGCGGCTCACGGTGGTACCGGGGGAAACGCTCCTGCCGGGCTGGAGCGGCAAGCTCTGGGCCATCGAGCAGGGTCTGCGCCGCGGCGAAGCCCTGGAGCCCGAGTACTGGCTGCTCACCGACGCCGATATTTGCCACCACCCCGACAATCTGGCCGCTCTGGTGCAAAAGGCCCAACAAGAAAACCGCGATCTCGTCTCACTGATGGTGCACCTGCGCTGCCGCGATGCGTGGGAAGTGCTGCTCATTCCGGCGTTCGTGTTTTTCTTTCAAAAGCTTTACCCGTTTTTCTGGGTAAACGATCCGAACGACTCCACCGCCGCGGCGGCCGGCGGCTGCATTCTGGTGAGGCGCACCGCCCTAGATCGTGCCGGCGGGATCGCCGACATTCGCGACTGCCTGATCGACGATTGCGCTCTGGCAGTACAGGTCAAGCGCACCGGCGGCAATCTCTGGTTGGGGCTGACCCGGCGCACCCGCAGCCTCAGGTCCTACACCGGCCTTGGGCAGATCTGGAAGATGGTGGCGCGCACGGCTTTTACGCAACTCGACTATTCGCCTGCGCTGCTGGCGCTCACGGTGGCGGCGATGGTGCTGCTGTACCTGGTGCCTCCGACCGCTTTTCTGGCCGGGGGGCTCACGGCCAGCCCGCTGCTGGTGGCCCTCGGGGGGGCGGGGTGGCTCGCCATGGCCGTGGCCTACGGGCCAACCTTGCGCTTTTACGAACTGCCCCCCTGGCTCGCCCCGGCCCTACCGGTCATCGCCGCGCTCTACACGGCGATGACCGTCGATTCGGCCTGGCGCCACTGGCTGGGGGAGGGTGGATCCTGGAAGGGTAGGGTCTACCCGAATGCCCGCCGCCGTGACTGA
- the shc gene encoding squalene--hopene cyclase, with amino-acid sequence MQVQPRIEKKHVDRAIEASQAYLLGRQYSPGYWWAELESNVSMTAEVVLLHKIWRTDTGRPLAKATAYLLGEQRAHGGWELFYGDGGDLNTSIEAYMALKLLGLAADHPALARARAFILAKGGISRARIFTKIHLALIGCYDWRGVPSIPPWVMLLPEAFAVNIYEMSSWARGSTVPLLIVFDRKPVFAVEPAITLDELFVEGRTRARFDLPRSSSDWWANLFVDLDWGFKLAESLGVVPLREEGLKAAERWVLERQEATGDWGGIIPAMLNSLLALRCLDYDPHDPVIERGMAAVDRFAIETESTYRLQPCVSPVWDTALTMRALVDSGLPPDHPALAAAGTWLLEKQILDYGDWAVKNRTGSPGGWAFEFDNRYYPDVDDTAVVVMALDAVQLADETAKGQAIARAVRWVASMQCQGGGWAAFDIDNDAHWLNSLPYADLKAMIDPNTADVTARVLEMYGRCRLIPAAAGAQRALDYLRRTQEPEGCWFGRWGVNYLYGTSGVLSALAAFAPAERTAIERAAAWLRGCQNVDGGWGETCQSYVDRTLMGQGPSTASQTAWALLGLIDAGRVARFSDSSALERGIAYLVETQKADGSWDEPYFTGTGFPGHFYLKYHLYQQHFPLSALGRYRRLLS; translated from the coding sequence ATGCAAGTCCAACCGCGCATCGAAAAAAAACACGTAGACAGAGCGATCGAAGCGAGCCAGGCGTACCTATTGGGCCGTCAGTACTCCCCGGGCTACTGGTGGGCCGAACTGGAGTCGAACGTGTCGATGACCGCCGAGGTGGTCCTCCTGCACAAAATCTGGCGCACGGACACCGGCCGTCCCCTCGCCAAGGCGACCGCCTACCTGCTGGGTGAGCAGCGCGCCCACGGCGGTTGGGAGCTGTTCTACGGCGACGGCGGCGATTTGAACACATCGATCGAGGCGTACATGGCCCTGAAGCTGCTGGGTCTCGCCGCCGATCACCCCGCCCTGGCGCGCGCCCGCGCGTTTATCCTCGCCAAAGGCGGCATCAGCCGCGCGCGCATCTTCACCAAGATCCACCTGGCGCTCATCGGCTGCTACGACTGGCGCGGCGTCCCGTCGATTCCACCCTGGGTGATGCTGCTACCCGAGGCCTTTGCGGTCAACATCTACGAGATGTCCAGTTGGGCGCGCGGCAGCACGGTACCGCTGCTGATCGTCTTCGACCGCAAGCCGGTCTTTGCCGTCGAGCCGGCCATCACCCTCGACGAGCTATTTGTCGAAGGACGCACCCGGGCCCGCTTCGATCTACCCCGCAGCTCGAGCGACTGGTGGGCGAATCTGTTTGTCGATCTCGACTGGGGTTTCAAGCTCGCCGAGAGTCTGGGGGTGGTTCCCCTGCGCGAAGAAGGGCTGAAAGCCGCCGAGCGCTGGGTGCTCGAGCGCCAGGAGGCGACCGGTGATTGGGGCGGGATTATCCCGGCGATGCTCAACTCGCTGCTGGCGCTGCGCTGCCTCGATTACGACCCCCACGACCCGGTGATCGAGCGGGGGATGGCCGCGGTCGATCGCTTCGCCATCGAGACCGAAAGCACCTATCGCCTGCAGCCGTGCGTCTCCCCCGTCTGGGATACGGCCTTGACCATGCGCGCCCTGGTCGATTCGGGATTGCCGCCGGATCACCCGGCCCTCGCGGCGGCGGGCACCTGGCTACTGGAGAAGCAGATTCTCGACTACGGCGACTGGGCGGTTAAAAACCGAACCGGATCGCCCGGCGGCTGGGCTTTCGAGTTCGACAACCGCTACTACCCGGATGTAGACGACACAGCCGTCGTGGTGATGGCCCTCGACGCCGTGCAGCTGGCCGACGAGACCGCCAAGGGCCAGGCGATCGCCCGGGCGGTGCGCTGGGTAGCCTCGATGCAGTGCCAGGGCGGCGGCTGGGCGGCCTTCGATATCGACAACGACGCTCACTGGCTCAACAGCCTTCCCTACGCCGATCTCAAGGCGATGATCGATCCGAATACCGCCGATGTCACCGCCCGGGTGCTCGAGATGTACGGCCGTTGCCGCCTGATTCCTGCGGCCGCCGGTGCCCAGCGCGCCCTCGATTATCTGCGGCGCACCCAGGAGCCGGAGGGCTGCTGGTTCGGCCGCTGGGGGGTGAATTATCTCTATGGCACCAGCGGCGTGCTCTCAGCTCTGGCTGCCTTCGCCCCGGCCGAACGCACGGCCATCGAGCGCGCTGCCGCCTGGCTGCGAGGTTGCCAGAACGTGGACGGTGGTTGGGGGGAAACCTGCCAAAGTTATGTCGATCGCACTTTGATGGGCCAGGGACCGAGCACCGCTTCCCAGACTGCCTGGGCGTTGCTCGGCCTCATCGACGCGGGCCGGGTGGCCCGCTTCAGCGACAGCAGCGCCCTCGAACGCGGCATTGCCTATCTGGTGGAAACCCAAAAAGCGGACGGCAGTTGGGACGAACCGTACTTCACCGGCACCGGTTTTCCGGGGCATTTTTACCTGAAGTATCACCTCTATCAACAACACTTTCCTTTAAGTGCTCTGGGCCGCTACCGCCGCCTGCTCAGTTAG
- a CDS encoding phytoene/squalene synthase family protein: MQGTHGATGGQQSALLFCNAILPRVSRTFAISIRFLPGRLGRAVLTAYLLCRIADTIEDDPAASAGEKVRLLGEFMAGFDEVETARKFPTLAQSVSGEAAHVELVHHTDLVFELFEGVPAPSRQIVKRWVGEMVAGMQKFVALYPHGIRIQTLEEYNEYCYYVAGTVGHLLTDLWHAHAPSIDQAKYTALLKHCEAFGEALQTVNILKDIAWDAEHENSIYVPEQSLREHGSSQQTLLSPHCLEQNRAAIASLVALAWTDLDAALVYLLAIPRRAVPIRLFCILPLLFAYATLREITRSTAMLTSGGTVKISREEVKSLMMAGVATVLSNRGIERLVARVRTDAYGLGWGGSPPCPPLPKGGS; this comes from the coding sequence ATGCAAGGTACCCATGGGGCAACCGGGGGTCAACAATCTGCTTTGCTATTTTGCAACGCAATTCTTCCCCGGGTCTCCAGGACTTTCGCGATTAGCATCCGCTTTTTACCGGGTCGACTGGGCAGGGCTGTCCTCACCGCTTACTTGCTGTGCCGGATAGCCGACACGATCGAAGACGATCCGGCGGCGAGCGCGGGCGAGAAGGTGCGACTTTTGGGCGAATTTATGGCGGGTTTTGACGAGGTTGAGACGGCCAGAAAGTTTCCGACTCTGGCGCAATCGGTGAGCGGCGAGGCGGCCCACGTCGAGCTGGTCCACCACACCGATTTGGTCTTCGAGTTGTTCGAGGGCGTACCCGCTCCTTCGCGCCAAATCGTCAAGCGCTGGGTAGGCGAGATGGTCGCAGGGATGCAGAAGTTTGTCGCCCTCTATCCCCATGGCATCCGCATCCAGACGCTCGAAGAATACAACGAATACTGTTATTACGTCGCAGGCACGGTAGGGCATCTGCTCACCGACCTGTGGCATGCCCACGCCCCCAGCATCGATCAGGCCAAGTACACGGCCCTGCTCAAGCATTGCGAGGCCTTCGGCGAGGCGCTCCAGACGGTCAATATTCTCAAGGACATCGCCTGGGACGCCGAGCACGAAAATTCGATCTATGTTCCTGAGCAATCGCTGCGCGAGCACGGCAGCAGCCAGCAGACCCTGCTCAGCCCGCACTGTCTTGAGCAGAACCGGGCAGCAATCGCCTCGCTGGTGGCTCTGGCCTGGACGGATCTCGACGCCGCCCTCGTCTATTTGCTTGCCATCCCCCGGCGGGCCGTGCCGATTCGTCTGTTCTGCATTCTGCCGCTGCTCTTTGCCTACGCCACGCTACGCGAGATTACCCGCTCGACGGCGATGCTCACCAGCGGCGGCACCGTCAAAATCTCGCGCGAAGAGGTCAAATCGCTGATGATGGCCGGAGTAGCCACCGTCTTGAGCAATCGCGGGATCGAACGGCTGGTTGCGCGGGTGCGCACCGACGCTTATGGGTTGGGGTGGGGGGGATCCCCCCCCTGCCCCCCCCTGCCCAAGGGGGGGTCGTGA
- a CDS encoding VOC family protein, with protein sequence MHHVSIRTADIFRSMAFYELLGFTVEVRFTTGMTLACWLTGPLGRIELIQIPEPKPAPESWFDEHYTGYYHTSFEVEDVPALVGRLQQAGVPVLLEPRPQQIGDRTFTVAFVVDPDGLPIELLAPASSATV encoded by the coding sequence ATGCACCACGTCTCGATCCGCACCGCCGACATTTTTCGCTCGATGGCCTTTTACGAACTCCTGGGCTTCACCGTCGAGGTGCGCTTCACCACCGGCATGACCCTCGCCTGTTGGCTGACAGGCCCCCTGGGCCGCATCGAACTCATTCAAATCCCCGAACCCAAACCTGCTCCCGAAAGCTGGTTCGACGAGCACTACACCGGCTACTACCACACTTCATTTGAAGTCGAAGACGTACCCGCGCTCGTCGGGCGCCTGCAACAGGCGGGCGTCCCGGTCCTGCTCGAACCCCGCCCGCAGCAGATTGGCGATCGGACCTTCACGGTTGCCTTTGTCGTAGACCCCGACGGCCTGCCCATCGAACTGCTCGCCCCAGCCTCATCGGCCACAGTGTAA